Proteins from a single region of Candidatus Zixiibacteriota bacterium:
- the bshA gene encoding N-acetyl-alpha-D-glucosaminyl L-malate synthase BshA, with protein MNVGITCYPVAGGSGIVATELGQQLAARGHQVHFISYALPFRLDRFQANLLFHSVDTSAYPLFKFPPYTLPLSSKIADVSREFSLEILHMHYAIPHATCAYLAREILRGTGVKLPKIITTLHGTDITLVGSDPSFFDITRFSIIASDGVTAVSHYLAEETKEVFRLERDIRVVHNFVDTTRFRPGCEQCRRNELVREGEFLITHISNFRPVKRVLDVIDIFERIQAELPARLLMIGEGPDSVLARRQVKKKRLDDKVVFLGNQERVEAVLPCSDLFLVPSEEESFGLAALEALACGVPVIGTSGTGLMEVVEDYRNGFLLPVGDTASMARAGVALLKDSKRHVDFKRAAADMANAKFSADRVVPEYEAYYQEVIDGRNSQA; from the coding sequence ATGAACGTCGGCATCACTTGTTATCCGGTGGCGGGCGGCTCAGGCATAGTTGCGACTGAACTCGGCCAGCAGCTCGCGGCGCGCGGACACCAGGTACACTTCATATCGTACGCGCTTCCGTTCCGATTGGATCGCTTTCAGGCAAACCTGCTGTTTCACAGTGTCGATACCAGCGCCTACCCGCTGTTCAAGTTTCCGCCGTACACGCTGCCGCTCTCGTCGAAAATCGCCGATGTCAGCCGCGAGTTCAGTCTCGAAATCCTCCACATGCACTACGCCATCCCGCATGCCACATGTGCCTACCTGGCGCGCGAAATCCTGCGGGGCACCGGGGTGAAGTTACCGAAGATTATCACTACCTTGCACGGCACTGACATCACGCTGGTAGGCTCGGATCCGTCGTTCTTTGACATCACCCGTTTTTCGATTATTGCCTCTGACGGCGTAACGGCCGTTTCGCACTACCTCGCCGAGGAGACGAAAGAAGTATTCCGGCTTGAACGGGATATCCGTGTCGTGCACAACTTTGTCGATACCACACGATTTCGCCCCGGCTGCGAGCAGTGCCGCCGCAATGAACTGGTGCGCGAGGGGGAATTCCTCATCACGCACATCTCGAACTTCCGCCCGGTCAAGCGCGTGCTCGACGTTATCGACATATTCGAGCGCATCCAGGCCGAATTGCCGGCGCGCTTGCTCATGATCGGCGAGGGACCCGACTCCGTGCTGGCCCGTCGCCAGGTGAAGAAGAAGCGGCTTGATGACAAAGTGGTCTTTCTCGGCAACCAGGAAAGAGTCGAGGCGGTGCTGCCTTGCTCCGATCTCTTCTTGGTGCCGTCGGAGGAGGAATCGTTCGGCCTGGCGGCGCTAGAGGCGCTCGCGTGCGGTGTGCCGGTAATCGGAACATCGGGAACCGGTCTTATGGAAGTAGTGGAGGATTATCGCAACGGATTCTTGCTGCCGGTTGGTGATACCGCGTCTATGGCCCGGGCCGGCGTGGCGCTCCTGAAGGACAGCAAGCGTCATGTAGATTTCAAGCGGGCCGCAGCAGACATGGCCAACGCCAAGTTTAGCGCAGATAGGGTAGTGCCGGAGTATGAGGCGTACTATCAGGAGGTGATCGATGGCCGAAACAGTCAGGCTTGA
- a CDS encoding GYD domain-containing protein yields the protein MKTYILMTRLAPDVAAKMKDRAEIGAAWLDEVHEKCPDVKFLAHYALLGTYDFMDIYEARDEETAAKVSLISRAHGAAVAESWTAIPYKRLLALTKEI from the coding sequence ATGAAAACCTACATCCTCATGACCCGGCTGGCGCCCGATGTGGCCGCCAAGATGAAAGACCGGGCGGAAATCGGCGCCGCCTGGCTCGACGAGGTGCACGAGAAATGTCCCGACGTCAAGTTCCTCGCCCACTATGCCTTGCTCGGCACCTATGATTTCATGGACATCTACGAGGCGCGCGACGAGGAGACCGCCGCCAAGGTGTCGCTGATCAGCCGGGCGCACGGCGCGGCAGTGGCCGAAAGCTGGACCGCGATTCCGTACAAGCGGCTACTGGCACTGACGAAAGAGATTTAG
- the bshB1 gene encoding bacillithiol biosynthesis deacetylase BshB1, giving the protein MAETVRLDVLAIAAHPDDAEITCGGLLLKMVGMGRKVGILDLARGEMGTYGDEHIRAREAAAAARIMGLAWRGNSDLPDAAIEYHHENKLVLAQTIRETKPELVILPHWSQRHPDHLACSRLGYDACYLAGLAKLPLTGEPHRPRKIIYASYYRNTDYSFFVDIGEVFELKLRAIAAYQSQFGDPSWVDEVLKGDIAPGQIIAAGRKDVFSPGTHIFDLLYSRARTLGHQVGVTFAEAYTIKEQILIDDPQKMPVRSI; this is encoded by the coding sequence ATGGCCGAAACAGTCAGGCTTGATGTACTGGCGATAGCCGCGCACCCCGACGACGCCGAGATCACCTGCGGCGGGCTTTTGCTAAAGATGGTCGGCATGGGGCGGAAGGTCGGTATACTCGATCTGGCGCGGGGCGAGATGGGCACCTACGGTGACGAGCATATTCGCGCCAGGGAGGCCGCCGCCGCCGCTCGAATCATGGGGCTGGCCTGGCGCGGCAACTCCGACCTGCCTGATGCCGCCATCGAGTATCATCATGAGAACAAGCTTGTTCTGGCGCAGACCATTCGCGAGACCAAGCCGGAACTGGTGATTCTGCCACACTGGTCGCAACGGCATCCGGATCATCTGGCGTGCAGCCGCCTCGGATACGACGCCTGTTACCTCGCCGGTCTGGCGAAATTGCCGCTCACCGGGGAACCGCACCGGCCGCGCAAGATCATTTACGCGTCATACTATCGTAACACGGACTATTCGTTTTTCGTGGATATCGGCGAAGTATTCGAGCTGAAACTTCGCGCGATTGCGGCATACCAATCGCAGTTCGGCGATCCGTCATGGGTCGACGAGGTCCTCAAGGGCGACATCGCTCCCGGCCAGATCATTGCGGCAGGGCGAAAAGACGTTTTCTCTCCCGGTACGCACATCTTCGACCTGCTTTACAGTCGCGCCCGCACGCTCGGTCACCAGGTGGGAGTCACCTTCGCCGAGGCGTACACAATCAAGGAGCAGATCCTGATCGACGATCCTCAGAAGATGCCCGTGCGCTCGATCTGA